One part of the Sorangiineae bacterium MSr11954 genome encodes these proteins:
- a CDS encoding biotin/lipoyl-binding protein, whose protein sequence is MTKRFRRILVANRGEIAVRVLRGARALGYETVAVYSDADRHSLHVREAHRAVRIGPPPAAESYLSIPRLLDAAKGAEADAVHPGYGFLSERAEFARAVVDAGLTFIGPDPSSIEAMGNKSAAKARMIEAGVPCIPGYQGADASDASLLDAATSIGFPIMVKAAAGGGGRGMRLVHDASSLAESLRAARSEAESAFGSGELLLEKAIVGARHVEIQVFGDRHGHVVHLGERDCSIQRRNQKVVEEAPSPAVDEPLRAAMGAAAVRAAKAVNYVGAGTVEFLLDRDGRFYFLEMNTRLQVEHPVTELVYGVDLVAWQLLIARGEPLPLDQDAILARRRGHAIEVRLCTEDPAKGYLPQTGTVLRWRAPEGEGVRVDTHLETGAVIGPFYDSMQAKIVAHATDRTGARDRLLRALADTTLFGVATNRDFLARIVGSEPFAEGRAATDFLGQHPEMTAAAVPAVHAALAAVVIVVDDGLRLTEGRELEAASLLGWQSTLPMATALTLGCQGQDTALTLTPLGPESYRVTVRDAAPVEVHAVRADGSSLRYAVGAVQKVARYAWHGDALWLDAEGVTETYADRTYRPAEAAAPGADGIVRAHMDGKIVRVGIAPGDEVEKGHVLVVVEAMKLELEFAAPIAGTVHEVNVRAGDQVATGQVLVRLGSATATATATATAQKES, encoded by the coding sequence ATGACGAAGCGGTTTCGTAGGATCCTCGTCGCCAACCGCGGCGAAATTGCCGTGCGCGTGCTCCGCGGCGCGCGCGCCCTCGGCTACGAGACGGTCGCCGTCTACAGCGACGCCGACCGCCACTCGCTCCACGTGCGCGAGGCGCATCGCGCCGTGCGCATCGGCCCGCCGCCCGCCGCCGAGTCGTACTTGTCCATTCCGCGGCTGCTCGATGCGGCGAAGGGAGCCGAGGCCGACGCCGTGCACCCGGGGTACGGTTTTCTCTCCGAGCGCGCCGAGTTTGCGCGCGCCGTGGTGGACGCGGGCCTGACCTTCATCGGCCCCGACCCGAGCTCCATCGAGGCGATGGGAAACAAGAGCGCGGCCAAGGCGCGCATGATCGAGGCGGGCGTGCCGTGCATCCCCGGCTACCAAGGCGCGGACGCCTCCGACGCGTCGCTGCTCGATGCCGCGACGTCGATCGGATTTCCCATCATGGTCAAGGCGGCCGCCGGCGGCGGAGGTCGCGGCATGCGGCTCGTGCACGATGCGTCGTCGCTCGCCGAGAGCCTGCGGGCGGCGCGCTCGGAGGCGGAGAGCGCCTTCGGCAGCGGTGAGCTCTTGCTCGAGAAGGCCATCGTGGGCGCGCGGCACGTGGAGATTCAGGTCTTCGGCGATCGGCACGGCCATGTGGTGCACCTCGGGGAGCGCGACTGCTCCATCCAGCGGCGGAACCAAAAGGTGGTCGAGGAGGCCCCCAGCCCGGCCGTCGACGAGCCCCTGCGCGCGGCCATGGGCGCGGCGGCCGTTCGCGCGGCCAAGGCGGTGAATTACGTGGGCGCCGGCACGGTGGAGTTTCTGCTCGACCGCGACGGGCGCTTCTACTTCCTGGAGATGAACACGCGGCTGCAGGTGGAGCACCCGGTCACGGAGCTCGTCTACGGCGTCGACTTGGTGGCGTGGCAGCTCTTGATCGCGCGCGGCGAGCCGCTGCCCCTCGATCAAGACGCCATCCTGGCGCGCCGGCGCGGGCACGCCATCGAGGTGCGCCTCTGCACCGAGGATCCCGCCAAGGGCTACCTTCCGCAGACGGGCACCGTGCTCCGCTGGCGCGCCCCCGAGGGCGAAGGCGTCCGCGTGGACACGCACCTGGAGACGGGCGCGGTCATCGGGCCCTTCTACGACTCCATGCAGGCCAAAATCGTTGCCCACGCAACGGATCGCACGGGCGCGCGCGATCGCTTGCTCCGGGCCCTCGCCGACACGACCTTGTTCGGCGTCGCCACCAACCGCGATTTCCTGGCGCGCATCGTGGGCTCGGAGCCGTTCGCCGAAGGTCGCGCGGCCACCGATTTCCTCGGGCAGCACCCCGAGATGACGGCCGCCGCCGTGCCCGCGGTGCATGCGGCGCTCGCGGCGGTGGTGATCGTGGTGGACGATGGCCTTCGCCTCACCGAGGGCCGCGAGCTCGAGGCGGCGTCGCTGCTCGGCTGGCAGAGCACCTTGCCGATGGCCACGGCGCTCACCCTCGGGTGCCAAGGGCAGGACACGGCCCTCACCTTGACCCCGCTCGGACCCGAGAGCTACCGCGTGACCGTGCGCGACGCGGCGCCGGTGGAGGTGCACGCCGTGCGCGCCGATGGAAGCTCGCTGCGCTATGCCGTGGGCGCCGTGCAGAAGGTCGCCCGTTATGCGTGGCATGGAGATGCGCTCTGGCTCGACGCCGAAGGCGTGACCGAGACGTACGCCGACCGCACCTACCGCCCGGCGGAGGCCGCCGCCCCGGGCGCGGATGGGATCGTCCGCGCGCATATGGATGGCAAGATCGTGCGGGTCGGGATCGCGCCAGGGGACGAGGTCGAGAAGGGCCATGTGCTGGTGGTGGTGGAGGCGATGAAGCTCGAGCTGGAGTTCGCCGCGCCCATCGCGGGCACCGTGCACGAGGTGAACGTGCGCGCGGGCGATCAAGTCGCGACAGGCCAGGTGCTCGTCCGGCTCGGTTCGGCGACGGCGACGGCGACGGCGACGGCGACGGCGCAAAAAGAATCGTGA
- a CDS encoding RNA polymerase sigma factor, which produces MMRVGTYQSAQVDLSLATHQDRPEDPDAADVARLKRGEPSALADVYMRYHARLRAFAYRFLGDDSVAEDLVHDVFVALPASIARFRGEGSLEGLLFSIAVNCSRHHVRSAIRRRSAMSKLAVIPQKDSDDPERDTSRRELASILQHALDQLSHDHRATFVLSEVEGRPAAEVATILGTAEATVRTRVFYAKRKLRELLSAGGHT; this is translated from the coding sequence ATGATGCGCGTCGGCACCTATCAATCCGCCCAAGTCGATTTGTCGTTGGCCACCCACCAGGACCGACCTGAAGATCCCGATGCGGCCGATGTAGCCCGGCTCAAGCGAGGCGAGCCTTCGGCCCTCGCCGACGTCTACATGCGCTACCACGCGCGGCTGCGCGCCTTCGCCTACCGCTTCTTGGGCGATGATTCGGTGGCGGAAGATCTGGTTCACGATGTGTTCGTCGCCCTGCCCGCCTCCATCGCCCGCTTCCGCGGCGAAGGATCGCTCGAGGGGCTCCTCTTTTCGATCGCCGTCAATTGCTCCCGACACCATGTGCGCTCCGCCATCCGGCGCCGGAGCGCCATGTCGAAGCTCGCGGTCATCCCGCAGAAAGACTCGGACGATCCGGAGCGCGACACATCCCGTCGCGAGCTCGCCAGCATTCTCCAGCATGCGCTCGACCAACTCAGCCACGATCATCGGGCCACCTTCGTCCTCAGCGAAGTCGAAGGCCGCCCCGCCGCCGAAGTCGCGACCATCCTCGGCACCGCCGAGGCCACGGTGCGCACGCGCGTCTTCTACGCCAAACGAAAGCTTCGCGAGCTCTTGAGCGCAGGGGGCCACACATGA